TTTCTCATCTTCAGGAGGTTTTAGCCTAAAGGATATCCTCAGTTATCCCCGATAATACCACAGCTTGATAGATCTTAGTCTTGCCTCCATCAGCAAGATCCCTAGCCTCAAGCGTTAAATACAACCTCATTGCGTTGGCAGCCTGACTCATTGCCTTCAGCACCTTCACAAACTCCAACCCTGCATTTGCGTCCTACACACCAAATAATGCCATCTTGAAAATCATGGAAGAGGAGCTATTAATGAGGACATTGAACAAAacagatattttttaaatatatatatatatatataataacagaaACCTTAAAGCGAAAGTTGTATTCCTCAATTGCAAGCCGCGAATACCCTTCGTAATCCCAAGTCTTTTTGTCCACGTTGCATGGCTCAATTTGGTGGAAACAAGAGACGCCAGGAATGCGGTCAACATCAAAGCCCTAAAGCAACGAAGGTGACGAAAGGATGAAAGAATTAAGCGCatacaagagaaaaaaaggggggggcCAAAATTTGGTAGAAGAAAAGGGATTAGTTGCTCACGTCGGTCTTCAAAACTTGATCCATGTAGGAGCAATATTCCTCTTCTGTCATGTCCTCGCATTCATCATCTTGATAACCACAATGATGCGATGATATGTCAGGGGGAGGAATTAAACTTAATTCCTTGTCATAGCCGAACAATTCCACAAGACCCATTTCTCCCGTTTCCATTGATCGATCCACAAGTGATCGAGAAGCCAGCAATCAGaccaagaaagaagaaaaaccctGTATTTGGGGGCCATGCTTGAAGTGAAACGAATAATTTGTAGCCGGGGAATTGGAGGATGTCTAGAGAGAGCTTCCCCAACCCGGCAGCGGGGCAAACAATTCGACAGGGTAGAACAAATTCAGAAGGACACGTTagttttaacaaacaaaatttaagattttatttttttaaagaataattctatacacgattctattaaataagataCGGTTTATTTATtaccattaaataataaataatatatataataaataattatttaataataataaatatatcacatcttaaTCAATAAGataagaatgaattaataatatgatatatagaattttatttttttcatattttcattagataaagttatttttcaatttttatatagatattttaaaataattgatcgCTTTGTAAAgctatttgaataaaaaatttaggcgagatgtttgtcaaatttttgtaaaaatttttatttttgtattttttttcacaaaaatatagataaaataaaagatatttaaaaaaatcaaatccgaaattaaaaaaaaaataaaattggattcATGTTTAAACATAACATGAAGAATTTAGAACAAAATAATGAAACAAAACAAGATCGAGTGGCTCTCTGCGTAATGTTTTAACTACTATCACACTTTTTAACATTTTAGCCATTTGACTCGAAATATAATTTGGTATTAAATTATTCATCTAAActctcaataataataataagatattattatttttttaatggataaAATAGCAATTAAGTTAGGTCAAAAGTAATTAGTGTAGCTACATCTCATACTTGTACCGCTCGGCTCAAtcaattaacaataaaaattaatggaaTAACTTCGTTACAATTGAGACCAAATATTTGCAATTTAAAATGAAGCcattacaagtctaaaattacgtACTTAAATATCTAATTGAATTGTTATaagaaatagttatttttattattttgtgaaaacAATGGCAAGAAGCAGAAACTTTAATAGAAATATATCAAAGACGTTGAAAATACacttatctcaaagtctctaaGATTTCCATCCCCATCCCTATCTAGAGAAATATTTAGTCGATAAACAAGGAAACTAACAAAATATTAAACACCATGTAAGGGGATTTCTATAAGCAAGCCCAAATATGGGAGCCCGGCCCATTTAGACAACCCCTTGGCCCATTAACAAACCCTGGCCTCAAAGCTAATGTCAACCCATGACCAAAATCAAGTGGAAAGCCCTAAAATGCAAGGAAAGAAGAAGGGGACACGTCACCCCAATACTCTCTTATGATGCCTAGTTTCAAAGAACTTGTGTAGGCAGGTAGGCAGGAAATGCGAGAAGCCCTTAATCTTCTAACAGCAAGGGAGAATGAGCCTGACAGCATGCACCTGCAAGACGAAAAGGACAAAAAGTTATGCCGTATTAATTGCACCAACCTAGAAGCCATGTCGCATTAAATAATTTTGACTAAAGGAATAATTGATGGGACATATATTCCTAACACAAGATATGGGCGGTCCCCTGAAGCCTAGTATAAAAGTCAATCCCCAGATACAAAGAATTCTCTCTGATTTCTCTACATTATGGCACAAATTACTAAAGTGATACTAATTTAAGCATCGGATACTCATCGGCCTCGCCACAGCCTCGGCTCTTTGTGTTTTCTCTAAATGTGCAGGTGCAAAACCGAAGGCTTAAGTCGATGGAACCAGGTCCAAAGGCATACAAACACGACATTAATAGTGGCATTGCCTGTGGGATCACTATGGACTTTACATATCCTTCATGTGCTAGTGGCAACCTATTCTCAGATGACTTAGGAGCAAGAAGAAGCGACATCAACAAACATGGAAGTCAGGTTTGCGACAATGAAACAGCTGGTAGGGAAGGAGCACAAGAAGCTTGGAGGGGCCAGTAACGAGCATGAGAACAACATAGAGCCAAGCAACAATGAGGTCCAAGAACTTTGGAGGGGGAGGCGACGTGAGGGAAGAAAGGAAGAACATGCAGAATATCCTCCCACCTTTGCTTGAGCACACCCAAGCAAATGGCGAGATCCGGGACAACCAAGCGCTTAGGAAGGTGGAGCCAAACGAGTCGCTAGAGTTGATCCCTATGGACCTAAGCTGCCCGAAAGCCACAACCAGGATTGGCACCAAGGTGACTCGAAATTGGGGGGGGTGCCATGCAACAACTCCTCATGGAGCACTAGATGTCTTTACCTGGAGTCACGAGGACATGCCTAAAACAAATTCGAAGGTCATGCAACACTACTTGAGTGTGGATCCCAAAGGCTAAAGGGGTAAGGCAAATTTGTCAAAACTTTAACATCGAGAAGAACATCGCCATCGTCATAGAAGTCGACTAGTTACTCACAATGGGGTTCATACGACAAGCCCATTACCCAGACTAACTGTCCAACATGGTGTTAGTGAAGAAGCAAAATGGCAAGTGGAGAATATGTGTTGACTTCACCAATCTGAATAAGTTATAAGGTTTGCCTAAAAGACAACTTCCTGCTTCCTCACATCGACCAAATTGTTGACTCCATGGCGGGCCATTGTATGCTAAGTTTCATGGACACCTACTTTGGGTACTAAATCCGCATAAACTCAAACGACGAGGAGAAGATGTTATACATCACCGATGGGCTAAAGAATGCAGGGACCACCTACTAGTGGCTGGTCAACCGGatgttcaaaaatcaaatcgaGAGAAACATAGAGGTCTACGTAGACAATCTACTGGTTAAGCGTGGACTCTTGAGAAGCACCTAGATGACCTCCATGAAGCCTTTACGGTGTTGAGGCAATACCAAATGAAGTTTAATCCAGTGAAGTGTGCTTTCAGCGTAGGctcaaggaaattgttgtgctTCATGGTGTTGGAAAGGGGAATAGAGGCCAGCCCAAAGAAAGTGGAAACTATACTCAGCATGCCCTCCCCTCAGAATATAAACGAAGTACAAAAACTAGCAAGTCAAGCAGTAGCCCTTAGCTTGTTTGTGTCAAGATCCACCAACAAGTACCTTCCCTTCTTTAAAGTACTACAGAAGGCCCAAACGTGGGATGATGAGTGCGACCAAGCATTTGATGCCCTCAAGAAGTACCTCAATAGCCCTCCACTGCTCAGCCAGCCTAGGTGTAGAGAAGTTCTAGTCTTGTAATTATCATTCTTCCCACAGGCGGCCTCTCGACCTTGGTACGAGACCAAGACGATGTCCAGAGATCTGTGTATTACACCAGCCAAGTCTACCAATGATAGAGGCAAGATACCCTCACATAAAGCAGTTTGCCTTTGCCTTAGTGGTAACCACTCGAAAGCTCCACCCATATTTTCAAGCTCACTTGATAAAGGTCCTCACTCAATAAAGGTCATCACTAAGACCCTCCTGAAAAAGATCGTACAAAGGCCAGATGCCTCAGGGCACCTCACAAACTGGACCGTGGAGTTGAGTGAATTTAGCTAAAGGGCAAGTGTTAGTAGATTTTTTAGTAGAATTTACTAGCTTCCTGGAAGAGGTTGAACATGCACCTCCCGTAAAGCCCCTGCCAAGTCTTTGTTGATGGCTTGTCTTGCTAGGCTAGAGAGGGAGTGGGGGTACATATTGTTATAGACAGAGGTAAAGAATATGATTACGCCATTAAGTTGGCATTCAAAACTACGAACAACGAGACAAAGTACGTGGCATTGTTCTCTAGCCTAAAGATCGCCAAGTCTATGGGCGCTATGGAAGCAGAGGTTCGAGCTAACTCTCAGGCAGTGGTTAGCCAAGTACCAAGGGAATTCACAACGAagagtgaaaaattaaaaaagtatctAACATTGATAGAGGCCAAGCGCACCCACTTCAGATACTTCTAGATTCAACAAGTTCCAAAGGCCAATAATCAACAGGTGGACAAGATAGCACGAGTAGTGTTTAGGCAAGAAAATTCTCTCCTACCAAAGTGAATGTTAATCAGGACTTTCGAGATACGTTTACCTTTTTGTATGTAAGCCAACCTTTCTTGCTTTTATATGTTTCTTATCTTATATCTTCTTTTTATTCCAAGGAATTAGCTTCCAGTAAGTTGGATCCTAGTTTATTTTATATCCAACACGAACCTTGTCATCATTAAAACATCAATTAATTGTTGAACACATCCTACTAGATTATATGCGCACTCCTAACATCCTAAATAGTGAGgatataaaattgataaaaataaaaaataaaacaaaaatcatagtAGCATTGCAGTTCACCGCCAAGCAATATTTCTCTCAATTCACACTCTTCAACATCACAAGACACAACTGTTTCAAAGAAAAACCATTGTACGTCAAATTTGAAGTGGTGGTTCTATTCTCTACATCCTTTTTTTCTTACAAAATTTGATTGGTATATGATCAatcaatgagaagaaaataggaaaaaaagcTCCAAGAAAATTGGTGGTAGCATTTGGTGGTAGATAGTAGCTATTGCGGGAGGTTGTCAGTGATGGTGTCTCTGGAGGTACAATTTTTAGTGAAGCATGAGGAAGAGATATAGATCAAGTCGCCACGTAGTATGGAGAGTGCatctatttaaaaatagaagTGCTACATTAAAGATTAAAGGTAGAAGTGCTACATTAAAGAATCAAACTAGTATAGCTCGATGTGAGACATACCACATTAAAATGAGTTATATGATTTGATAtaccacattaatttatattaatttgtaatattactTTTGCAAAACTTATTTGTAAATTATGATTTTCTCATGTGAAAAACACTCTATTCCCTCTCGTCATAGTCTCCTCCTTAACAATGTTTGAAACCGAGGAGTATCCCCACCCTTATCGGTTCTATTTCCTCTTTTAGGATGGCTATAATTATGTGCTTGATTATAACATGTTTTGTTGGCACTTGCCAGTCTCTCTTTTTTgtatcttctttttcattttcatgaaaTTTTATTCACATATGGAGAAAGAGGAAAGGGAGATGGATCTATCCAtataaaactcttttttttttttttttattcttttgtaatTAGAAGACTTGCTGATGTGTCATGTTATTGGTGGTTGttgtagaagaaaaaaaaatgaattttgggacatattaagttaacttttggacatatatatatgttatgcaacTCAAATAATCAGATTATGAATTGGGGTAAGATGATTGATATCCCTGGATTCAATTTGTTGATTGTTGAGGGTTGACACAGACTAACAATAAGTTTAGGCTactatgattaaaaaatatccaaattaaattgaaaaagttcTTTAATCAACTCGAAAAGTAACTTAACATTGCTAAAGCCTAAAAGAGAGGACCAAATGTGGTGTGAAAAGGGCATTTACGGCCTACAATAGAAAGTGATACGtcatgttttcattaattttctttttcttaagtGACTTCATTAATAAAGCAAGAGTTAATACAGGAAGTTAACATATATTAGAAGCCAAGTATTTGTTAGTTAGAGAGGATTATTCCCTCCATGAAAGTCTAATAAACAAGGTATGATTTCTATAAGagagattttttcaaatttattattggAATGTGCACATTGCGCAATTGAATGCTCGCAACAATTTTGAGATCAATGTATCTTAACTGCTCTCCATTCTTCAAGATCTTTTAGTAAGAACTCGATATCTCTTGCTACTCCTTCTACTTCCCAATTGTTTGCTTTATGTGGTTGGTTTATACTGTTGATGGCATTTGAGGAGTCTTATTCTATGATGATTTTTTTATCTATCTCAAACATGCTTCTTGCACTCCTATGTAAGCTGCCATTGCCTCACTTTGATTAGGATTAGTACTCCATATAAATCTGGTTATCACAAATTGTATGACTCCCCTTTTTGATATGTAGACTTCAATTGATGTGCTCCCTTCCTTCCTTGCTACAACATCAAATGTGATTGAAAATGTGTCTTCTGATTCTGAGGGCTTCCACCTCAGGTTATATTCTGCAGCTTGCCACTTTCATGCTTTAGAATGTTCTTGACTAACATTTATCATGTGGCAGGCGTTAGCTGGAAATGGGTTTCAATAAAAAGAACCCTAGCCTTCCCCATTGTATCTTTCTCCTCTCAACTACGCAAGAATCAACCCTGCCCCATGTCAGTTTCCATCGCTGATTCGCCACTCGTCATAGGTATGTTGGAGgtaaatattgattttcttcaATCTCTTCACTACTATTCCATCgatttctctctgtttttcctcttcttttctcaGTTTATCAAATCCAATGCTTTAGATTTATTCGTTAGGTTTTACTTGTTTGGGTGTAGCACACAAACCCATATGAGTTTTAGTTATGTATAAACTTACTCCACATAATTCAGGAAAAACATGTTGATTTATCACTTTTCTTTAGATTGGCACCACTATCTCGATTAAATTTGACTTGATCAAGTGCAACACCTTTTACTCTTTGGTTAACACAACGGTAGAAACATCACAAATGCCACCCGATCTTGTTGTTTCATTAATTTGTTCTAAATTCTTAATGTTAATTTTAAACATCAatccaaacatttttaaaattttcagatttgatttttttcataaaaattcttttattttgtctaaatttttgtgaaaaatacaagaaaaaattttacaaaaatttgaaaaacccCTCTCCTAAAATTTTTATCCAAACAACTTTTAAGCCTATGGATAGATCTCCGGTGTGAAGCTTTCTCTCCTCAAGTCGAAGCTCTCTATCCCTTAGTTGctctttctctctatttccACAACAACTGATAGGGTAGAGAGAGTTTTGGGGCATCAGGCTTGAGCGCAGAGAGAGAGGGGCTTGAGGAGAGAGAATGAGGGACTAAAGGAGATTGGAGAGAACTTTGTATGATTAGCTATACTCCATTCTATTGTAATTATTATAGAGAGCTTTTGTGTCTTCCTCTCATTGGAATGTGGAAAACTCAATATCTCACCTCATCCAGTCCCTAGCGTCTCCCTTGCCCAAAACTGAAAGTCATATGGTTTTGTGTGCAACACCCAAAAAACAACCTCCAATCCAAATGTGGTGCTCTTGCCCTTTTTACACTCACCACCAATAACTTAATGACATGTAAACAATACACATGTTGGAATTCTTCTACTTGGAAGCCAGTGTGCAAATTACAtcatttgttttattgatatggCAATACTTGATTTgtaagaaattttaattttaaatttttctagcaaattaaaaattttcatttcaatgaCATGGAGGGTCTGCCTTGCACAACGGCTtccaaatatatttttctctcaaAAAAGGGCAATAAAACAACATGTTTTTCTTGACTTAAGGCGTTGAATTAGATAAAgtgagaaaaagaagagagaaacaaaaagaaatccaAGAGAAAGAGATGGAATACTAGTGAagagaaataagaaaattaatatttacctCTAATGTCTCCGACAAGTGACGATGATCAATTGATAATAAAAACCGAAAAGGCGTTAGGTTGGTTTTTGTGCAATAGAGAGGATACATAAATACTGGAgggtggggggaggggggagagcTAGGGTTCTTTTCGAAATGATAATACTTTCACAACTCAGCAATAAAGTTGAGAGATTGCAAAAAGAGAACCTTCAATCCGGATGTGGCACTCTGACCCTTTTTACACTCACCCACCAATAAGTTGATAACACATAGACAATTCACATGTTAGAGTTCTTCTACTTGAAAGCTAGTCTGCAAAGCACAACTATCATTTTATTGCCAcgttaaaatttgatttgtaagaaatttgaattttaaaattttcaatcaaatcaaattatatcatgtcAATGACATAGAAGCTATGCTTTGCACtatgtttttcaaatagagtttttctctaaaaaagaagaacaaatcaACATGTTTTTTCTGACTTATGTAGAGTAGTTGCATAGAAGTGAAAGCACATGGGTTTGTGTGCTACACCCAAAACACTAAACCTAACAGATCTAAGGCATTGGATTAGataaactaagaaaaagaagggaaaaaacaaagagaaatcaaAGACAAAGAGATGGAATACTagtaaagagaaagaagaaaatcaatatttatctTCGATATGTCTATGTTCAATGGTGAATCGACAATAGAAACCAACATGGAACTGGGTTGGTTTCTACACATTTGAGAGGAGACAAAATGCTGGGGGTGGCCAGGGTTTGTTTTTGAACCGATAATACTTTCATTACTTGGCAATAAAGTTGGGAGTTTCAAAAAAAGAACCTTTAATTCGGTTGATATGTAAACaattcacatgtcaaatttCTTTTACTTGGAAGCCGATGTGCAAAGCACACCCACCATTTTATAAACACGACAAGACTTGATTTgtaagaaattataattttaaatttttctatcaATCAAATTATGTAATGTCAATAACATAAAGGTTGTGCTTTACACTCTAACctccaaatataatttttctctaAACAAAGGGAATACATCAACATGTTTTTCCTGACTTATGCAGAGTAGGTTTGCACAGAACGAAAAGTTAGATGTGTTTGTGTACTAGACCCAAACAAGAGGAACCTAATGAATCTAAGGCATCAGAAtagataaaatatgaaaaagaagataaacAAGTGAAAGAAAtcgaagagaaagaagaaaattaatcTTTACCTCCGACGTGTCTACAACCAGTGGTGATCAACGATAAAAGCCAACAAGGGGCAGGGTTGGTTCTTGCACATTTGAGAGGAGACAAAAATGCTGGTGGTTGTGGGGGAGGAGGGCTAGGgttcattttttaaatgataaaactTTCACTACTCGATAATAAAATTTGGAGATCTCAAAAAAAGAAACCTTCAATCTAGTTGTGTTGCTCTTTTCCTTTTCACACCCACCTACCAATAAGTTGATGACATGTAAACAATTCACATGTTAGAGTTCTTCTACTCGAAAATtagtgtgctccattttattgaCATGACAatactttatttataaaaaattttaattttaaatttttctatcaaatcaaatttttcTATGTCAATGACATAGAGGGTGTGCTTTGTTATGTGGACTAGGTTTGCACATAATTGAAAGTCATATGGCTTTGTGTGCTACACCTAAGCAAGAGGAACCTAATGAATCTAAGGCATTGGGTTAGATAAACtaagaaaaaggagagaaatcgaagagaaaaaaagggaatactagtgaaaagaagaagaaaatcaatatttacCTCTAATGTGTCTACGGCTAGTGGCAAATTGACGATAAAAACCTGCAAAGGGCTGGGTTGGTTCTTGTGCAAATTGAGAGGAGACAATAACACTTGGGGTAGGCTACGATtctttaataaaatgataatgcttTCACTACTCAGCAATAAAGTTGGGATATTCCAAAACAAACCTAAAATCCGAATGTGgtgctctttccctttttccacCCATCCACCGATAAGTTGATAACACATAAAGAATTCACATGTTAAAGTTCTTCTAATTGAGCCTATATG
This sequence is a window from Carya illinoinensis cultivar Pawnee chromosome 9, C.illinoinensisPawnee_v1, whole genome shotgun sequence. Protein-coding genes within it:
- the LOC122275353 gene encoding uncharacterized protein LOC122275353 gives rise to the protein METGEMGLVELFGYDKELSLIPPPDISSHHCGYQDDECEDMTEEEYCSYMDQVLKTDGFDVDRIPGVSCFHQIEPCNVDKKTWDYEGYSRLAIEEYNFRFKDANAGLEFVKVLKAMSQAANAMRLYLTLEARDLADGGKTKIYQAVVLSGITEDIL